In Acinetobacter sp. TGL-Y2, a genomic segment contains:
- the phoB gene encoding phosphate regulon transcriptional regulator PhoB, translating to MKDDYILIVDDELPIREMIHTSLDMAGFQCLEAEDAKQAHQMIVDQRPILVLLDWMLPGGVSGVDLCRRLKRDETLSEIPVIMLTARGEEDHKVQGLDAGADDYMTKPFSTRELVSRIKAVLRRANALNGEKTIDANGLVLDPVSQRVSYNQSILEMGPTEYRLLAFFMTHPERAYTRAQLLDQVWGGNVYIEDRTIDVHIRRLRKVLEPYGADRYVQTVRGTGYRFSTRADVALG from the coding sequence GTGAAAGATGACTACATTTTAATTGTCGACGACGAGCTACCCATTCGCGAAATGATCCATACCTCATTAGATATGGCAGGTTTTCAATGCTTAGAAGCGGAAGATGCTAAACAAGCACATCAAATGATTGTGGATCAACGGCCTATACTGGTCTTGCTCGATTGGATGTTGCCGGGTGGCGTCAGTGGCGTAGATTTATGTCGCCGTCTTAAACGTGATGAAACGCTGTCTGAAATTCCAGTAATTATGTTGACCGCACGTGGTGAAGAAGATCATAAAGTTCAAGGTCTCGACGCGGGTGCCGATGACTATATGACCAAGCCATTTTCCACCCGTGAATTGGTTTCGCGCATCAAAGCGGTGCTCAGACGTGCCAATGCCTTGAACGGTGAAAAAACCATTGATGCAAATGGTCTTGTTTTAGACCCTGTCAGTCAGCGCGTCAGTTATAATCAAAGCATTTTGGAGATGGGCCCAACAGAATACCGTTTATTGGCATTCTTTATGACACATCCCGAACGCGCATATACACGTGCGCAGCTTCTTGACCAAGTCTGGGGTGGCAACGTGTATATTGAAGATCGTACCATTGACGTACATATTCGACGTCTCCGTAAAGTCTTAGAACCTTATGGAGCTGACCGATATGTACAAACCGTTCGTGGAACAGGTTATCGTTTCTCTACCCGTGCAGATGTCGCTCTAGGCTAA